Proteins encoded within one genomic window of Brassica rapa cultivar Chiifu-401-42 chromosome A09, CAAS_Brap_v3.01, whole genome shotgun sequence:
- the LOC103840791 gene encoding uncharacterized protein LOC103840791, which produces MDQIESVEYNAFETTNGNSHTDHGWKKVVYPKRNRKQKPADQTTSGTHVPNGALSNGDNVFRSLEEQAEDRRRRILAAKKAADASDDSDLARSKRRSNGYDDEGYGYGDSEGEIGAGKENAKVEGAKKPKVKKEKKPKVTLAEAAAKIDASNLEAFLVEASESYASQPEIQLMRFADYFGRALSGVSSSHFPWVKTFKESPLSKLIDIPLSHIPEAVYKTSADWINQRPIQALGSFVLWALDCILADLAVQQGGAKGGKKGAQHATSKSQVAIFVTVAMVLRRKPDALTNALPTLRENPKYQGQDKLPVTVWMMAQASQGDLSVGLLSWAHNLLPVVSSKSCNPQSRDLILQLVERIVSNPKARTILVSGAVRKGERLIPPPSFEVLMRLTFPASSARVKATERFEAIYPLLKEVSLAGAPGSKAMKQTTQQIFTFALKAAGEGNPVLAKEAAAVAIWAITQNVDCCKHWENLYSDNLEASVTVLKRLIDEWKERSVKLTPSESLTLNKTMKSLRQKNEEALAEGGASGGSQSLYKDADKCCKVISGKLSSGSGYFKGVAIAAVLAAAGAAALSANPEVIEELKSQVESLDLSRLTESVMTAFKN; this is translated from the exons ATGGATCAGATCGAGTCCGTCGAGTACAATGCCTTCGAAACCACCAACGGAAACTCTCACACCGACCACGGATGGAAGAAAGTAGTCTACCCGAAACGCAACCGGAAGCAGAAACCGGCGGATCAAACGACCTCCGGAACCCACGTTCCCAACGGTGCATTATCCAACGGAGACAATGTCTTCCGCTCCCTCGAGGAGCAAGCCGAAGATCGCCGTCGACGGATCCTCGCCGCGAAGAAAGCCGCCGACGCCTCGGACGATTCCGATCTGGCGAGATCTAAGCGCCGATCCAACGGTTACGACGACGAGGGGTATGGTTACGGCGACAGCGAGGGTGAGATCGGTGCTGGGAAGGAGAATGCGAAGGTGGAGGGAGCTAAGAAGCCGAaggtgaagaaggagaagaagcctAAGGTGACTTTAGCTGAAGCTGCTGCGAAGATCGACGCGTCGAATCTCGAAGCGTTCCTCGTCGAAGCTTCG GAATCGTATGCGAGTCAGCCGGAGATTCAGCTAATGAGATTTGCTGATTACTTTGGGAGAGCTCTCTCTGGAGTCTCCTCATCTCATTTCCCGTGGGTGAAGACGTTCAAGGAGTCTCCTTTGTCTAAGCTTATCGAT ATTCCTCTCTCTCATATCCCTGAGGCTGTTTATAAAACATCAGCGGATTGGATCAACCAACGGCCTATTCAGGCACTTGGATCGTTTGTATTGTGGGCCTTGGATTGCATTCTTGCAGACTTGGCTGTACAGCAAGGAGGCGCCAAGGGTGGTAAGAAGGGCGCACAACATGCTACTTCAAAGTCTCAG GTTGCGATATTTGTGACGGTGGCAATGGTATTGCGCAGGAAACCTGATGCTCTAACAAATGCATTGCCAACTTTGAGGGAGAATCCCAAGTATCAAGGACAGGATAAGCTTCCAGTTACAGTTTGGATGATGGCTCAG GCCTCTCAAGGTGATCTATCAGTAGGCTTGTTATCGTGGGCGCACAACTTGTTACCGGTTGTCAGTAGCAAGAGTTGCAATCCTCAGTCAAGAGATCTCATCCTTCAGTTGGTTGAGAG GATCGTGTCCAACCCGAAGGCCCGGACCATTCTTGTTAGTGGGGCTGTTAGGAAGGGAGAGAGATTGATTCCACCTCCTTCGTTTGAGGTCCTGATGAGACTTACATTCCCTGCATCATCCGCGAGAGTGAAG GCTACAGAGAGGTTTGAGGCAATATATCCCTTGTTGAAGGAAGTGTCTCTTGCTGGTGCTCCTGGGAGCAAGGCAATGAAGCAAACCACTCAGCAAATATTCACTTTTGCTCTGAAAGCAGCCGGGGAAG GGAATCCCGTATTAGCCAAGGAAGCGGCTGCAGTCGCTATCTGGGCCATAACCCAAAATGTTGACTGCTGCAAACACTGG GAGAATCTCTATAGCGACAATCTGGAAGCAAGTGTGACTGTTCTCAAAAGGCTCATAGACGAGTGGAAGGAGCGTTCTGTCAAGCTGACTCCTAGTGAATCCCTCACTCTCAACAAAACAATGAAGAGCCTGAGGCAAAAG AACGAGGAAGCTCTTGCTGAGGGAGGAGCAAGTGGTGGAAGCCAGTCCCTTTACAAAGATGCAGACAAATGCTGCAAGGTGATCTCTGGGAAACTATCCAGTGGTAGTGGCTACTTCAAAGGTGTAGCCATCGCTGCAGTTCTGGCTGCTGCAGGGGCTGCTGCTCTGTCTGCCAACCCCGAGGTTATAGAGGAGCTGAAGAGCCAGGTGGAGTCATTGGACCTCAGCAGATTGACTGAGTCAGTAATGACAGCTTTTAAGAACTAA